In the Augochlora pura isolate Apur16 chromosome 7, APUR_v2.2.1, whole genome shotgun sequence genome, atgttatttaagaaataaaaatttgtttaaaaatattaatatagaaattttctttgctcttaTTGGTTGGTAATTTACCGGTAACACAGTGCTGCCGTTGCAgtcaaagaaagaaagagaaaacagCAAATACAgtacttataattttactcTTTTTATGCATCCATCCTGTTGGCGCGCCATCAAAGGCATGCGGCGCGAAATTCGACTTTTAAAGaagcttcaaataataaaatctgttacTTCATAGGATCCTCGAAAACGTATTTATGAAGTCTATTTTTccatataattactatttacaAAATCCATTTTACATCAATACAATTTCACAGCCAGTAGCTCtatgtaattatcgatttcgaattaattatagaacaatCGAGGTTTCTTTCGCTTGGCATTGCTGTTCAAAAACAAATGCAAACAAGTGCATTCTCTATCGTGACATTAATCTACATAATTGAAAAACGAGAAACTCccgtgtatttttattttgtctacgcgattataaatgaaaacgcAAGGAACTATCGAATCTACAATTGATCCTACACtctgcatatttttataattacagttcCTTCTAATTTTACCGAACGATTTCGTTACGATGCCTAACCAgagaattacaattacattttgCATGCAGAAAGGAGATCTGAGACAAAGAGATAAGGAAACGCAGACGTATTTTGCACGATGCTAATCTACAAAATTTAGAGTTTGATCTCTCAAGAGCAACGCGAATAGTGCATTGTTAATCTCGATGTGTGTTAATTAGTTCGTTTCGAAAGTGAAAACTCCCGTGCACTTTCATCTGTTTCTGCGTAAAGCTAAAAAGAATCCGCGAAGATTATACGACAATGCAGCAATCCTTAGACTGGCTACTCGCAGTGTggcatttatttcgtaattctAACGCAACCCGTTGTCAATTTTTTCGACATTAAGGCAACGCGAGAACTCTCCGAACGCTATTATTTCAAGATGGCTTAGCGACAAGGGCTATTCCAACCCCTAAAAATCTACCCTGGATTCGAATGCGCGGAAAAGTGATGCCGCAAGCACGGCAAAGCAAGCAAGGTTTCATATGAATATGCACAACTCCACATAGAAACTGATGGGTATCGTTCCGTTTATCTCTACTgtatctcgttctctttctacaATACTTCAGCAAAGCCGGATGCGCAATAAAATAGTGGGGATGTGCAAACCACCTTAGAGAGCACGAAAAGAGTGCAGGAGTAAAACCCATTACTGTACATGGCTATGTCCTATTTTGTTTAGGGTATAATACATACTTTATTATGTTTTGTACATGTATTGTCTGAACTGtacaaatacttttaatttaacatttcatattaaatatatgatcTCATAACAAGTAAGAGTAACTACtttgctataaataattattttacaggtAACAATGtcatgtattatattactttatgtatatttaacttctttttaatttaaattgtattccttttatctaaaatttagTTTGCAACAATGAATATACTATGATATTCAATAAGGGAAGGAAAagtaatagatataaatacgATTTAATCTGTAAGtcaataaaatactaaagtaATAGTTTCCAAGTGACTAGAATATTagtttacatattttacagaCTACTGCACATatgatttcaattaaaattagttaCTCCATTGATATAATCAGTCTATCgttcttatttattcatttccatGGAACTCTTGTCAATGGTATGTACAAAAGCTATCGGATCAAAATGAAGTTTAcccaaattataatatttttcttcgttttgaTACCATTTCCTACAATCaaattcactgaaaaatatggctatctctctttctgcaGATTCTACAGAGTCTAAAAGAAATAGTTTTGTGTTACAAagataataactttttaacacAATTATTATACCTGATCCATGTGTTGCATTTCTGGTATCTGAGAGACCAAACATTCCTCGAATTGTATCAGGATTGCTATATTGTGCATGATAAACTTTTGTGGGACCCATTAATTTTCTCCATTTGACAATGGCATCATAATTAgctaaaatatgaatatccGATGGACCACTACACATGAATGTTGTAAGacgattataaaaaaatttatcctTGTGCTCTGCATAAAACAGCGCTGCTTCTTTTGGAGCAATTGTAGTCCTACGTGATCTGacaactttaaaattattgtcaattattaaatctcgAATTCTCTGTAAATGAAAACAGTGTCCGAAAGGCAATACTATAATCTGACAAAAAAAGCATCAATACTTTTGATAACTACATATACTGTTACCTACAATTGTCTACACGCTTGAAACTACGTTaaagttaggttatgttttcTTACCTGAAGCACAAAAGGAGATTTAACTACATAAGGTTTAATTATTGCCAATGTCAGCTGAAGATGCTTTTGTGCTTGCATTTTGTTACCTTTTTTCTTAGTATTTTTACGTAAGACTCAAATTTCATAATGCGacaaaaacgattctaaaattaaaatgcatcACATGTTcctctgaaataaaatttgaattaactTGCGCGAAAACTCCTGTGTACTGCATGTATGTTCAGTAATGGGTCCTACTTCCGCACACCTTCAAGTCGCAGCTTGATCCGTTAGTGGGGGATGGtatcgaaattttctttgctgtAATTAGCTGACGATTTACTTAAGAAATAGTACTGCCCCCacagtcaaagaaaaagagggatTACCGAGTGAGTAAGAGAGCATGAAACGAGCACAACTACATGCGGAGCAAGTTACACCGACGAACGATGTAGTTTGTCTCATTCTAAAGTGCCTGTGGTCTTACTTTTTTCGCACATACATTTGGTTGGCGCACCATCAGAgcgaaatacatttttaaagaagttttaataatgaaatttactattttatttactatttaaaatattcattttatacaaacacAATTTTATAGCCATTAGCTCTATGTAATTAGCGATTTTGAATTCATTATAGAATGCTTGATGTTTCTTCCGATTTACAACTgattggaaattgaaaattacatcgattcTCCGAGTCTCACAACGTGGTGGTTGCTGTGATTGGATACTCGAGAGtcaaaattaaactaaaatccATTATGGCTCCTTTTCTTccaagttttatttaataaataacgcctTAATAGATAAATTGACAAATTGTCATTAGGATAAGTATTAATAACTTCATAAATgtgtacttttataaattctgttaCCCAACTAAAAAAGAAACCTTCTAATTTTACCGAACGATTTCGTTACGATGTCTAAAGCAAC is a window encoding:
- the LOC144473612 gene encoding nucleoside diphosphate kinase 6 isoform X1 — its product is MQAQKHLQLTLAIIKPYVVKSPFVLQRIRDLIIDNNFKVVRSRRTTIAPKEAALFYAEHKDKFFYNRLTTFMCSGPSDIHILANYDAIVKWRKLMGPTKVYHAQYSNPDTIRGMFGLSDTRNATHGSDSVESAEREIAIFFSEFDCRKWYQNEEKYYNLGKLHFDPIAFVHTIDKSSMEMNK
- the LOC144473612 gene encoding nucleoside diphosphate kinase 6 isoform X2, which produces MQAQKHLQLTLAIIKPYVVKSPFVLQRIRDLIIDNNFKVVRSRRTTIAPKEAALFYAEHKDKFFYNRLTTFMCSGPSDIHILANYDAIVKWRKLMGPTKVYHAQYSNPDTIRGMFGLSDTRNATHGSGNGIKTKKNIIIWVNFILIR